The Humulus lupulus chromosome 4, drHumLupu1.1, whole genome shotgun sequence genome has a window encoding:
- the LOC133832947 gene encoding zinc finger BED domain-containing protein RICESLEEPER 2-like — protein sequence MSTQDVIESNFVDDVDYVQSTHTQEAHSLGNTRGESESRSTKRKRTSPAWDHFTLQKIDGILKAVCNHCGRKLGGESSNGTKHLLAHVKRCPVIKEQLAMNPNPNASPSVTTYNFDLELGRKKLAQMIILHEYPLSMVEHSGFIDYSNTLCPMFKMLSRNTIRSDILKMYKVEKEKCSQILEKNRSRIAITTDMWTANHQKRGYMTVIAYFIDDSWKLHSRIISFKYVPCPHDAVTLTDTLSSCLSEWNIEDKISTVTVDNCTTNDAMIPLLKEKFNSNCFILKGKLLHMRCCAHILNLIVKDGLSVIGDSIDKIRDSVAYWSGTPKRYEKFEDTARSLEVTCTKKLSLDCQTRWNSTYLMLNIALLYNRVFKQLKLRDSRYVRYAPSEDDWIRAQKLCDKLEVFHEVTELFLGTKYPKTNLFFPKMCQIKMRIKAWMTLDEPFIRDMATQMMSKFQKYWEEIHGLMTVVVVLDPRYKFMLIEYYFPTIYGNDQYEIEIEKVRKLCYELLEEYSSKFPNLRERSQQMDSVSASSQTQIDDLSNFDTYVRVAYGVENVKSELELYLEEKLIPRTDEFFDICNYWKITGLKYPMLNMIVKDIFAVPISTVASESTFSTGCRHVGSH from the coding sequence ATGTCTACCCAAgatgttatcgaatctaattttGTCGATGATGTTGATTATGTTCAATCAACACATACACAAGAGGCACATTCTCTAGGAAATACAAGAGGTGAAAGTGAGAGTAGAAGTACTAAGAGAAAGAGAACATCTCCTGCATGGGATCATTTTACATTGCAAAAAATTGATGGTATACTGAAGGCAGTTTGTAACCATTGTGGGAGGAAATTAGGGGGAGAGAGTAGTAATGGGACTAAACATTTGCTTGCTCATGTGAAAAGATGCCCAGTAATAAAGGAACAACTTGCCATGAATCCTAATCCTAATGCAAGTCCTTCAGTCACAACTTACAATTTTGATCTTGAACTAGGGAGAAAAAAGTTAGCTCAAATGATCATTCTACATGAATACCCTTTATCGATGGTTGAGCATAGTGGTTTTATAGACTATTCAAATACTCTTTGCCCTATGTTTAAAATGTTGTCAAGGAATACAATTAGGTCTGATATTTTGAAAATGTACAAGGTTGAGAAGGAAAAATGTAGCCAAATTTTGGAGAAGAATAGAAGTAGAATAGCTATAACCACTGATATGTGGACTGCCAATCATCAAAAGAGGGGATATATGACTGTGATAGCTTATTTCATAGATGACTCTTGGAAGTTGCATAGTAGGATTATAAGTTTTAAGTATGTACCATGCCCACATGATGCTGTAACACTTACTGATACATTGAGTTCGTGTCTGTCTGAATGGAATATTGAAGACAAGATTAGTACAGTGACTGTGGATAATTGTACGACTAACGATGCAATGATTCCACTTTTGAAGGAAAAATTTAATTCTAACTGTTTCATTTTAAAAGGAAAGCTACTTCACATGCGTTGTTGTGCGCATATTTTGAATCTTATTGTCAAGGATGGCTTGTCTGTTATTGGTGATAGCATTGACAAGATTCGAGACAGTGTTGCTTATTGGTCGGGCACACCAAAGAGGTATGAGAAATTTGAGGACACTGCTCGTTCTCTTGAAGTGACATGTACTAAAAAGTTATCACTTGATTGTCAAACAAGGTGGAATTCAACATACTTGATGCTTAACATAGCTTTATTGTACAATagagtatttaaacaattaaaactACGTGATTCAAGATATGTTAGATATGCGCCATCAGAAGATGATTGGATTAGAGCTCAAAAATTGTGTGACAAGTTGGAAGTGTTTCATGAGGTGACAGAGTTGTTTTTAGGAACCAAGTATCCTAAAACTAATCTTTTTTTCCCAAAGATGTGTCAAATTAAAATGAGAATTAAAGCATGGATGACACTAGATGAGCCCTTTATTAGGGACATGGCAACTCAAATGATGTCTAAGTTTCAAAAGTATTGGGAAGAGATTCATGGGCTTATGACTGTGGTTGTTGTTTTGGATCCAAGATATAAGTTTATGTTGATCGAATATTATTTTCCTACCATTTATGGAAATGATCAATATGAGATTGAAATTGAGAAGGTCCGCAAGCTTTGTTATGAGCTACTAGAAGAGTACAgttctaagtttcctaatcttAGAGAAAGAAGTCAGCAAATGGATAGTGTATCAGCATCTTCTCAAACACAAATAGATGATCTATCTAACTTTGACACATATGTTAGAGTTGCATATGGTGTAGAGAATGTGAAGTCAGAGTTAGAACTCTATTTGGAAGAGAAATTGATACCTAGGACTGATGAGTTCTTTGATATATGCAATTATTGGAAAATAACAGGACTCAAATATCCTATGTTGAATATGATTGTCAAAGATATATTTGCTGTGCCTATTAGCACTGTTGCTTCGGAATCTACATTCAGTACTGGCTGTAGACATGTGGGTTCACACTGA